Below is a window of Leptospiraceae bacterium DNA.
AAAGTCTTGTTGTGTTAGAATACCCTTAGCATCTTTAAGTTCTTTTTCAATTTGTTTACTTTCAATTCCAATACTCTTCAAATCTAATTTTAGTTTTTTTGTATTAAATTCAAAGTCTTTAATACTCTTTGTAATTTCTTGAATAAAGGAAGTTGATTTACGATTGCTACTTTTATCTAAAATATCTAATCCTTCTTTTATTTTTAGAATATTAGTTTTTAAATTTTTAATTGCTTGTGAGTATTCCATATTATCCTCCTATCCTATTTATTAACTCTTCAGTCAAATCTTGGATTTCTTTTCTAGCAACTGCATCCTTTGAAAAACACATAGGTGAATTATCTCTTACTGATTTTAAATACGCGCTTTTATTAGAAAGCTTGGTGTGAAATATATTATCATCTTTTGGATTAAAGCCATAGTGAATCATATGAGGCGCAGAGAGTCTTTCTATACAATTATTTATATAGCTTTTATGAATGGTAAGCCTTGACATATATTTTGTGAATACAACACCTAAAAATTGTAGATGAATTTTT
It encodes the following:
- a CDS encoding ParA family protein — encoded protein: MLSDIIKTTNDYDFILIDTSPSLGGETKNAIIASHGFICSFTPEPFVQLGLEVLIKCLHQISFKHETYKKIHLQFLGVVFTKYMSRLTIHKSYINNCIERLSAPHMIHYGFNPKDDNIFHTKLSNKSAYLKSVRDNSPMCFSKDAVARKEIQDLTEELINRIGG